The Chionomys nivalis chromosome 1, mChiNiv1.1, whole genome shotgun sequence sequence TCCCTGGGGAGAAAGCAAAGGAACCACAAGTGGGGGGCAGAGCTGCTGGCTCTCAAGGCATGCCTGAAGACTGATGCCCAAGACTCAGCCAGGACAGCGACCTGTCACTTAGGTTGGAAGGTATACAATTTTCACTCGCCCACCTTTGCTCAGAGCAAGAACACAGGTGAGGCCTCTTGGGGTTTCTTGGAAACAGCTTTTCAGAGGGCAGAATTGTACCAACAAAAGGCATATGTTTCCCTCTCAGTGGATCAGGATGTGGTGTGGATGTAGTAGAGCCTGGAACTATCCTCTTGACCTTGCTTCCTACCCTGATGACTGCACCCTGACCTATTTCCCTCAACACCAGGCACTCTAGTGCCTCCCCTGTTCAGGGAGATGTCCTAATCCTGGGGTTGAGGAATGGAAGCCCCTGGGGGCAGACTTGGCCGACTACCACATCGCTTTGTGCTTTATCCAGGAGACAGAAGAGCAGCACCTCTGGTCTTGGAGTCACAGGGAGCAGGGACTATATGGATTCAGCTGGCAAACAACTGACCTACGAAAGGCAGCTAGGCCCCAAGGgcacctccccctcccttctgagcCAATGGAGGCGAGGAAAGTTGTGCTGTTGCCTGTGACTCCTGGGGACGGGTTGGGAGGCAGCTGTGAGGTAGGGGTGTAGATACCACACAGCCAAGGTTTCATGCAGGAGGACTAGGCTTGAGTATCCAGCATGACAGCCTTGGCATTCCAGTCTTCAAAGAACAGCGACAGAACAAGCCACAGCTCAGTGATAACAAACAGGCAGAGCTGTGAGATTTGGGAGCACTGAGCAGGAGGGTGTACAGCAATGGAAGGGACTTGGTAGGCGGCAACCCACGGCAGGGTTCATGATCTGGGGCACAGCTGTAGAAAGCTGACCAGAGGATCCAACCTTGTATAGGAGCAAAGAAAACCCCAAGATTTGGACAAGAGGTCAGGCATCTGTTACTTGAAAGATCTGCCCTAATGAGGGTTGCCAAGACTCAAGCCTCAGCCACTGTGAGAGGAGGAACTCGCTTGGGGATGCTCCAAGACTTCTGGGTATAGTGCAAGGGTTGGGACACCCTGCCCCAAGTACTCTGTAGTCTCGGCCCAGGACTGTAAAGACTCAGGAAGATGGACTGTGGAaattctttcctctgccttggcACCAGTGCCTCACTCCTGGCCTGAAGTAAGCTGTTATATAAATCAggcctccttcccccctccccccaagcccCAACCCAGCAGGGGGCCCAAGCCCCCTTCCTCCCaagcccccttcctccctctgtggtCCCTCAGCAGGGAGGGGCAGGTATAGGGACTGCTTTAAACTTAGTTCTGGGTGTGTTAGTGAGAACTCTGTCTTACAGTAGTCTCCTCCAGCTGGCCAGTCCTTTACCTGCCAGGGAGATGTGGGCCTCATCCTGGGGAGTtgtagacattttttttatcctttcaaACTCATCCCTATGGCCCTGCCCCAACTTTCCTCTAACCTGGGTTCCTAGGCTTGCCTGGGTTATCACTGGAGAATGTGGACCTGGGCCTGCTGTCTGAAGGGAGTGACCAAGTGTCTTCTTAGCCATGTCTGAGCTGCCTTAAGCTCCTTCTGGCCTGTGGCCTGACAAGAGGCTCCTGATGAGGAGCTGGCCTCAGGAAGGAGACCTGCCTGAGCAGCTGAGGAGCTGCTGGGTGGATACTGCAGATCCTCTGAGTGGTGGTGACAACCAGGTGCTGCTATGCCAGCTCCTGCTGGCTGTGCCAGAAGGCTGCTCCAGCTGGGGATGTCATGGGAGTCTCGGGGCAGCTTCTGTCCAAGCCCTTCCCTGGGGAGGCGGTGCTGGGTCACCTGTCACTTTGCTGTTTGAATTGGATGGGGTACTCAACCGCTGTCTGGAACCTGGTGTGACTCTAGACCTTCCAAGGTCTAGTCCAAGCCAGGGCCCCTCCAGAGGTCCAAAGAGTGCCTTGGTGTGGGGCTGGCAGGGGCCCTGCAGCCCCTCACCCGGGTTAGCAGCCACCTTCCACCTTGACATGCAGAATCTTCGAGAAGCCAGGCCTCCTTCGTAGAGCCTATAAATAGAGCCCTAGGTTAGCTCTTCCTTGGTGCTGGGCAGGTAAAGCACTGCCACCTTCACCAGCCCCAGCCAAGGGGTCTTTTGTGGCCTCAGAGCCCACCTCTCACCTGGAGTTTTGTTACCATATCCTCAAACAGCTTCTGGGCCTCGGGGCTGCTGGGCTCTTTGAAGTAATCAGCAATCCCAATCTGCACCACAATGGATTTGAGGTTCCGGCAGATGCCTGGGTGAAGGCAAACGGGATAGTGCTCAGCAAGGGCAGTGGGCTGCAAGTTTCCTCTCATGAATGAAATCAGAGCCCCTGAGAAACATACACCAGCTGCCACAAGAGCACGAGCATCAGACCTGTGCTGGCTGCAGCTGATGATATCTTAAGGCAGGAGGACATTTGGGACACGTGTGTGAGCACAAGTTCTTCAGTGCGCTAGCAATTTTGGCAGAGGGCACTTGCAAATGACAGCTGTTCAACTgagactgggggtgggtgggtggaggcaATCAGGCCTTCCTGAAGCAAGGGCTTCAACAATTATTGGCCATGCTATCAGGGAGAGGTGGCACAAGGTCAGGGGCTAGAAGGGACCTAGAAAGCACGATCTGGGGGACTGAGTAGTGAGTTCTGGTGGATGAGGCTGAGGCTGAAGGAAGGTAAACAGGAGGGCTCAGGCGGTGATGTGGTCAAAGAAACAGGTATGGTGGCCCAGCtactcaagaagctgagacaAGGGGACcattaagttcaaggccagcctggacatcttactgaaactgtctcaaaataaaaatgaaaaaaagtccaggcatagtggtgcttgccttcaatcccagcagtggGATACAAGGTAggcagatatctatgagttcaaggccagcctgatctacatagtgagttccagtccagccaagACATTGTAgacagaccttgtctcataaGTCGAGGGGGGGGCACACCTCTTTGCAGTACAGCATTTAAAGCACTaggtttaatcccagtactggtgGGGGGGAAAACAAGAAACCATCAGTCTGCATGGAGACCTCCCAGAGGCCAGTGGTCCTGAGAGGTGGTTCACAGTGAAGACAGAGGAATGACCGAGTAGATGGGATGATGTGGACAGCAGAGGAGTCAGGTTGAAGTCCTTACCCCAAGAAATGTCCCTGAGGACTTAAACATACTGTGTCCTTTACCATCTAGAAGGTCAAAAAATGAGACTGCAGAATTCACAAAGCAAAGTAACACGCTGGAGAGCAGCACAGAGACCCTTGGTGCTCTTTGCTTgtctgctctctgcctctgccctggtGGGAGGCTCACACAGGAATTActggcaccacacacacaactcacGGTGCCACTGTGGGCCAGCATGAAACAACTGCTATCCTGTGTAGCTAAACAGTTGACATTAAACGCTGCTGGGCCTGGAGTTCCATCCCTGCCTTGGATGCTGAACGAGCCAGGGAGAACGCTGCTCCGTCTGCCTCAGCACCAGCACGTGCTGGCTGGAGCAACAGGAAACACACTGCCTGCTTGTAGAAGAGGCTGGAGCAGCCCTTACCATTTCATCGGAGGACCCTCAAGACCGGTCTTGTTGGTTTTCCCTCATAGAAGAATTGGAGAGTCCCCAGACAGACCCTCACCTGGGCTATCAGCCGTTCCCTCCTCCCCGTTTCTGCCAGATGTGTGCAATTTTGCCCCAGCTGCACTTGGAAGCATTAGACTCTGAGCGAGCTCCACCTATGCAGCTATGAGGGAGCCGTCTCTGTGCTAAGACTTTTAAGTGGTATCGTTACTTTGGAATAACTGCACTCTGTAAGTAACCCTCACCCATGCTCTGTAAATAAGTCATAAACTCCACGTTCACTAAGTTGGACTCTGGTACATCATAGGTGCCCTCTCCGGGAGGAACAGGCAACTGTTTGTCTCCAGGAAAAGTTCACTCAATGTTACAAAATGTTCAAGGAGTGTCCGAGGATAGGCTGTAGCCACACCCTGCTCTCTACCCCCAAACTCCCATTGCTCACTGTTAAAATGTAGCAAGGCCTTAGGGGTAACAGGGGTGGCTGTGAGCACCAGCATCTCCAGTCCCTTCAGGCCTTCCCGGCACACCTCAGCCGCCACCTCCTGGGTAATCTCTGACACGTGGTCCAGTTCTAGGACCTGTAGCCGCATGCAGTTTCTTgctaggagaggaagaagagaaacctGGTGACAAACTCTCTGGCCCACCTCCTGCCCAGTACTCAGTCCCTCACCATCCCCCAGGCTGCAGCCCCTAACTCTGGTGGGATTTCACCCTTGCCTGCTTCTTACCTACCTACTCCAACCCCAAGGAAAGACTCACCGAGTGATGCCAGGCCCTGTACACCACAGCCGGCACCACCTACACCCAGGGCCCGGAGGTGGGGCCAACAACGTCCAATCATCTGCAGGCAACGGTTGCTGAACCGAGTGGGCTGTTGGCTGAAGAACAGAGTGAAGAGTGGTCAGTCAGGGAGGCTTTGCAGTCCCAAAGGTGATCATCCCCGGAGGTCCCTATCCATGCTCAGGCAAGTACCTTGCTAACAGTCCAGCTGTTCAAGTCAGAAGTCAgctcatctctgactctgccccttcCCCTCTTACCACACCTGACAGCTTCGGATTCTGGAGTCACCCAGAAAGAGCCATAGACCAGAGTCCCACCCCGGTCTCCATGCACCCTGAACCTGGTGCCAGATACTCATCAGGCAGCAATCAAGTGTCTCTTACAGCCGAGAGAACTGAGCCAGGCCCTAGAGTTCAGGGTGACAATGAAGACAGCTCCCACCCTCAAAGCACAGACAGTCCATGACATACAACATTTAGTATTCTGACTTTAATCTGCCCCTGCCacctagccttgaacttgtagcaatcctgcctcagcctcccaagggctgaggtgGCAGACCACACCTAACTTCTGGtacccttttttgttgttgttgttcatttgtttagaGTGATTTCAAACTCAcgatgcagctgaggatgaccttgaactcctgatcctcttgtttctacttcccaagagctgggatgacTGTGTACCACCATATCTGGCTCAAGACACCCTTCTTAGAACTGACAATCTCCCCAATAGCTTCTTAGTACTTTCTAGATAAGATGCATCAATCTGCATCTTTTAGTAACGCCTTCATAATGTTTCCCAGCCTGCTTTTCCATCATTGCTGGCTTGCCTGCCCTACTCACACCAAACTTCATCCCTCAACATCCATTCAGGCAATATTATCTGTCATCTGATATGCTCGTGGTAGCAGGGACACAGAAATGGGCATTTGTAGATTCTGCCCTGGTAACTAAGTTTAGTACAGGAGCCTGAAGTAGAAATGGATATTACAGTCAAGGTAAGGGGCAGTGGGGGCCAAGTAGGGGACCACAATGACAGACTCCACCAGGGTATAAGAGAAAGCACACTAGAGAGCCTGGGAGGAGCTGGCATAGAGGGAGATCACTGGGAGGGTAAGGAGCAGGGCAGAGAAGCCTGGGAATCTGAGGACGTCCAGAGTAGAACAAGGGATGATTCACACATATCCTGGGGTCACCACCACCAACCGATTTGTTCTTGCTTTGAGATGGGATCCTGCTACATCGCTCACACAGGTCTCAGCTTCTCAGACTCAGCTCTGGAGCAGCTCCGATggcaggtgtgtgacaccacagcCAGCTTTCTCTATGTCGTATTTACTGACTTCCCCGACCTGCTTAGCCTACATCAGGCTAGTGTTGACTGCACATATACCATGAACTCTACAGTCTCCGTGGACAGGACATCAGTGAGCTAGTCATGGCTCTCATAATCTAAGCTGCAAGACTAAGGTCTGAGTGGCAACGTGGGGCTGccaggatggctcagaggttaaaggtgTTTACCACATATGAGACTCACATGTGGAAGGAAAGACTCCTttaagttgtcccctgacctccatgcaGATACCCAATTCCCACcccaaatatctaacaaaaatacTGAAGTGGCACCGGCAGCAAGCCAGAGAGAGGCTCCAGCTCCCATATTATGGCCCTGCTCCTTATGATGAGCACATTGACCAACTGTGTGTAATCTGTCCCCAACAGCTGACTTGTTCAGTTCTTGGTCCCAGACTGGGTTCCCTGCTGTCCCCTCTCAAACCACACTCTTGCCGGGGCTTACCAGGGATGAAGTGGCGCCACCTGGAGGGAGACAATCTCTCTGCAGCCTGCACCCAGGGCCCAGATCACCTCATGGCCCACGGGGTCTGTGGCACTCCTGGGAAAAAGCCAAAGCGCTGGTGACCCATCTTAGCGGCCTCTGTTCCCACCAAGAGGCAGGACCACGTGGTAGCTCGGGACCAAGGCCCAGAAGGTGTGAGCCGCGCTGCGGGAAGGGAAGACCCACCTGTAGGTGACAGCCTGCAGAGCCCGGCAGTAGCAGCTGGCCAGCCAGAGTGACCGGTCGGTGAGGATGTTGGGACAGTGGGAGATGCGCAGGATCAGCAGATTCCCACCGGCCGCCTTCAGCAGGGACTCCAGCCCCGCTTCAAGACAGCCCCTGAGGATGAGCAAACAGGTTAAGGCACTGCTGGAGGTCACTTCCTCATCTGGGAAGCATCTCCCCTTAAAGCTCAGGAGCACTCACtcacccactccccaccccccactgcaGGCCTCACCGGGTGCTGCGGGCATATTcctccttgctttccttctttccccgCTGTCGGGGCTTCAGGTTCTGTAACGTTAATGAGTGGGCCTGGGTGCACCACTGAGCCAACATCGCCAGGAACTGGGGAAGATCAAGCGATATGAACATAGACCTGACTACCAGGTGGTGGGTTAGCCCTGAGTAGGAGGCACCATGAGAGCGTTTGGGGCAACCAGGGCAGTGAAGGGTTCAAGGACTAGGCTTTTACTGCTGGAGGGCAGGGGCAGGCACCTTGGAACAGACTCGGGCATTCTCAAGCAGCACCCTCGTCCAGACGGCAGGATGGCGAGCCACGAAGCGCCAGTCCCGGCAGACCTCTGCAGCATGCAGCAGGGTACGGGTATCCAGGTAGGTGAAGATACAGAAGAGGGCAGCACGCATCTTGAGGATTTCTGGACTGATGACCTCATTGGAGCGTGAGGGGCTACCTCTCTCCACTCGCCTGCCCCGTCCGCTGCCTCCCTCAGGGCGGGCTGCAGAACACCAGGGCCGAAGGAGACAGGAGAGTAAAAGGCCAGtacagagctgggggtggggagctggggcAGTGCATGAGCTGGCAGGAGAAGTGAGTGTGAGACCCACATTGGGGACCAGCTCCTAGGGAGGAGAGCAGGGCCTCTGCTTTTCCCTTCGCTACAGTACCCCCAAATTTTATTCATTGGAAAAGGGTTATCTGTTGCTTTGCCACACACTAAAACCCTTTTCAGACACGGTCTCATGCATTtcagcctagccttgaactcacgaggTAGCCCAGGAGGACCTGGCACTCCTGATTATCCTGCACCTGCTGTCGGACTAGGATGGGGATGTGGACCGCCACATCCAGTATGAGATGCTAGGTATCAAAGCCAGGGCTCCATGGAGTCTAGATAAGCACTGTCCTAACTGAACTACCTCCCCAGCCCTAAACTTTCCTTTGGAGGGTCACCCTGACTCTAACCCTCTAAGCCTTCCACACAAATACAGGGCTACTTCCCAAACCCTTGCTGCGGCAGGCACTTCAGAGCCTAAAATAAGCAGCTCTTCTCCTCTACCTGTGATGGAACCCACTGTGTACACAGACCCCATTGAGTGAGCATCCTTGGGTCATTGCAGGCCCGCTCCAAGCTTGAAGAGTACTTTATAGGCAGACAAGAGTAAGGGAGGTATAGAGCCAAGGGTCACCATTTCCATCCTGTATCCCCTGAGACAACCCAGCACCCTGGAAGGCTGGATTCTCTACCCACTTTCCCAGTCTTACCTGAGAGCCGGCAGCTGTTCAAGGGCCCAGCCAGAGATGGTCCAGGGCGTGGAACATCAGAGGGGCCCTCAGCCTCTGACTCAGTGGTTCGGGAGCCCACATCTGAGACGTCACCCTCCTCCCCCTCGGTGCTGTGACGGCGCGGTCGACGCTGCCAGTTCTGGATGGCCTGTCGTCGCAGGCCTGAACTACGAGGGGGCTGGGACCGCTCTGAACCACCGTTGGTAGCCTGGGCCCGTGAACCCAAGCCCCCAGGGCCACTGTCCTCCGAGGGCCCTTCCTCTGTCCGGGGCAGCTCCAGACTGTCACTGTCATAGCAGCCTGAGCTCTGGGATGCAGCTGGCACACGGCTGGAGGCCCTGGGGTGGGTAGGGAGTGCACAGTGAAGGCTGAGGGATACAAGACTTCCCCGACTCCCAACGTTTTCCTCACCACCAGCCAAGGGGAGCCCACTGTTTTGCTTTCCAAAAGTCCCCTGAGCATGGAAAGGCAGACTGGTGACACCAGGGGAGTGGACACAGAAGGAGGTGAGCCTCTGATGGGCCAGCAGACCTTCCAGGGTGAGGGGAGGCTGTGTGGGGTGGGCCAAGCCCGAGGCTTACCCTGTGCTGGGAGAGGAGCCATGCCGAGATACGGCGTATGTGCTTGGCACAGCTGGGCCTGCATGGTGTTCTCGCTGTAGCCCCCAGagtggaagggagaggaaggatgggCAGAGGAGGCCAGAGAAGAAGGCGAtagcaggagaaagaggaagatggagaagaaaagaaggagaggagagagaagaataaagttgGGAAAGATGGAcgaatggacagacagacagtccaGACAGGCAGGCTCCCAAATCCCTCCCAATGCACCCACCCAGCCTCCTAGGGCCCAGCTTGTGGCTCCTAGGCTCTCATTCACAGAGAAGTACAGAGAGGGGCTTCTGAAGGCTGAGGCTATAGAAGCAGCCTTGCCGCGGCCTCAGAGCCGGCACTCCCGCCCTGTCAGGGTGGACCGCCCTCCCACTTCAGGCCTGGGGTGGCTCCTGGGGGGACAGGCAAAGGAGGCAAGTTGGGGTGGTGTGGGGGAAGGCTGTGGGGACCACACGAGCAGGTGAGAGGCAGGGCATGTGCACACTCACCGTTCTGCCTGGGCCTCTCGCCCCAGGCCCTGAGGCGCTGCCCCCACCTCCTCGGCCCAGGCTGGCACTGGGTGTGCTGCCACAGCTGCTGCTGATGACTTGCAGCTGGCGCTCAGCCCTGTCTGCGCGCTCCAGGAGCTCCTCAATGAACTGCTGCAGCCGCAGCTTGGCACTGGCCTCCCGAGCTGCTGTCTCCTTCAGGAACTGGTCAATCTGCACCACCTCCCTGGGCCGGGAGCAGTCTCTTACCCAGCAGGCCCCTGGCTTGACTGCCCTCAAACCTCTCATCGGAGGAAAGTCAGGCAGTGGCCTAGAGTGTCTGCCTGCTCGTGGTCCCGTGGACAATGCCCAGCACTCAGGTCCAcacaatggcacacacacacacacaa is a genomic window containing:
- the Fbxo41 gene encoding F-box only protein 41 produces the protein MASLDLPYRCPRCGEHKRFRSLSSLRAHLEYSHTYETLYILSKTNSICDGAAAAAAAAAAASGFPLAPEPAALLAVPGARREVFESTSFQGKEQAAGSAPAGPHLLHHHHHHAPLAHFPSDLVPASLPCEELAEPGLVPAARYALREIEIPLGELFARKSVASSACSTPPPGPGPGPCSGPASASPASPSPADVAYEEGLARLKIRALEKLEVDRRLERLSEEVEQKIAGQVGRLQAELERKAAELETARQESARLGREKEELEERASELSRQVDVSVELLASLKQDLVHKEQELSRKQQEVVQIDQFLKETAAREASAKLRLQQFIEELLERADRAERQLQVISSSCGSTPSASLGRGGGGSASGPGARGPGRTREHHAGPAVPSTYAVSRHGSSPSTGASSRVPAASQSSGCYDSDSLELPRTEEGPSEDSGPGGLGSRAQATNGGSERSQPPRSSGLRRQAIQNWQRRPRRHSTEGEEGDVSDVGSRTTESEAEGPSDVPRPGPSLAGPLNSCRLSARPEGGSGRGRRVERGSPSRSNEVISPEILKMRAALFCIFTYLDTRTLLHAAEVCRDWRFVARHPAVWTRVLLENARVCSKFLAMLAQWCTQAHSLTLQNLKPRQRGKKESKEEYARSTRGCLEAGLESLLKAAGGNLLILRISHCPNILTDRSLWLASCYCRALQAVTYRSATDPVGHEVIWALGAGCREIVSLQVAPLHPCQQPTRFSNRCLQMIGRCWPHLRALGVGGAGCGVQGLASLARNCMRLQVLELDHVSEITQEVAAEVCREGLKGLEMLVLTATPVTPKALLHFNSICRNLKSIVVQIGIADYFKEPSSPEAQKLFEDMVTKLQALRRRPGFSKILHVKVEGGC